From the Lactuca sativa cultivar Salinas chromosome 9, Lsat_Salinas_v11, whole genome shotgun sequence genome, the window TATAAACGCCCATTTTCACCAAACCGCATTGTTATTAATGCCAAAATGCCATAatcttttcaaaaatttcttGTAAAAAGTGACCAACTTGACTACTCCTAATCGTTTTctccaaagtacattgctataaacGCCTATTTTTACCATTTTCACCAAACTAAATTGTTATAAATGGCATAACATTTTCGACAAATTGTTGTAAACATTGACACTATTTGCTATCAACATCATAACCATTTGCTGTAAAAGAACCTTTTTTTAttgtttgaaaacttttcaacATTTTTCACCACTTGCCTGAATGACACCATAAACAACCAAATTAAGCATTTTTAACAACCCTCTTTGTAGCTTTCATTTTATCATATTTTCACCTTCttctttttttgtatttttgtttgcTTTACCAGGCCTGTTTGGTCTTACAATAAGTGATCATTTTTACAAGGATTGTTTATAGCAATTTTACAcaaaatacattgttataaaCAATTGAAAAcaaaagtatattgctataaaCGATTGAAAACATGGCTGCAAGTCTTCAAGTCAATTACATAGACCTAACTTGTCATGTTTCATATTACATAACCCTAAATTGACTATTacatcataaaaaaaaaacaggATAAACAAAGACAAAGAAAGATGGGGAAAACACCCAAGGCTAAACTGCAACATCATCAACCACAAAAAAGAGTTAAATGACACCAGGGGTATAATCgtgaactccaaaaggatggaaaaTCAACCGAAAAGAAACACCAACAACAAGAACTACCATAGTGAAAGAAGCAAAAACCATGAAGCAGATATCAGATATGTTAATACTTCAAACATAAAACTAGGACCATGACCACGGGGTAAAATCGTCAAACTCCTAAAAAAGAGAATTATATAAACCGGCAGTAAACAACAATGGCAACCAATTCTTCAATGCACCAGCAGACAAGTCAGAACAAACCAGGGGCAGTATGGTCCATCATAGAAAAGACACCATAGCGAAGATAATAACAAAGAGCATCACCCATCAATTAGAAAACCtcataaagaagaagaagaacgccTTATAAATATAATTAATGTATTTAACCTAGAATTTTGTTGTAATTTCCACACACGTCACCAATTTCAAGCCAGGTAATAAATGCAACGGGTTGTTTTAGGCTAGCCGGCATTAAATTAAACGATGTACAAAATATAATGGTTAAAATAtacctaaaaataataaaatggttattttaaacATTCACACGTAATAGATAGGGGTTTTATGTGGTTTTCCCTTATTCCCCCGTTTCCTCCTCCggccttcttgtctccttctatTTTCCGCAGCTTTAATACAATGAGATGCGACGAACGATTGAACGAGTCCTCCCCGCGAAACACGGCGGCCGGATCTCACATTCCTCGATCCCACATTCTCACGTCTTTTGCGCTCCACAACTCGACACAGAAGAAGGAAAATCGTGCAATTATTTGAGAATAATGATCTTCTTCTCGGAAAAAGCTTTAGCAGATCAGAAAATGCGGTAACTTCGCTCATTTTACCACCACCGTCTGACCACCGCCGCCGACGCCGACGCCTCCACCCATCCAGAACGAAGAACATATACCCAACTCCGACAAAGAGAAAAACAGACAAACAAACCCCATAATTGATAACGAAAAGGAAGAGAAAACAAGAAAAAAAGTTTGTTGCTTTGGGTAATCCAGCCAAGATCTCATCTGGGTTGTGTTTCGTCAGGTGTTTTAGGGTTCGGGGTGTACCATTCTTCAATCAATTGGATCGATTTAAAGAACAAAACGAAAAAAAACTCACGAATTTGAAGTTTTGTTTGAAGAGATAAGTTAGCAAGAGAGGATGAATATATTGTGGAAAGACCCAGGGCTTCCGACAGATTCATTCTATGAGGTTCGAGCTGAATGCACCGATGTTCCTAAAACTAAATTTAAAATCAAGGTAACCCATCTCTTTTctataattatattcatatatataccaATCAATTTCACTGTTTGCTAAAAGTTCTTTTCACTTTTGGATTACCATTTGTTGGATCTACAAGGAACACGACGAACATGTTTAAAATTACAAATTGGAATTCGATTctttttaaggcttctaattcgtAAAATGTTTATCTAGTCGGGGAAGACTCTTAGTGTAAGGAAATGGCAATCATCATTCAGTCCAGAAGGTCATCTCGATATAGGCCAAACCCTTGGTCGAATTTATCGTGGTGTACGTTTTTATTTTCCCAACCAAATTACTAATGTTAATTTGAAATTTCTATTAAATTTGTACttaatttgacatttttttttggTTGAATCGTTGATATAAATCAGGGGATACATCCAACGATTAGAGGAGAAGTATGGGAATTTTTACTCGGTTGTTTTGATCCCAAGAGTACATATGAGGAGAGAAAAGAGATACGCCTAACAAGAAGGTATTTTctctttagaattttttttttcatgatgACTTATATATATTTATTCGTTTTTATAATTTTAGAGAAGAATATGGAAGACTAAAAGAACTATGCACATACATGTTTCCACTTGTTGGAAGTGGCAAGTTTATAACTGCTCCTGTGATAACAGAAGATGGAACCCCAACTCAAGATCCAATAGTGCTTCTAGAAGCAAACCCTGAGAAACTTATGACACCAACAACTCAAGCAACAAGTAATCTTTTTTTCCCCCTTTTGACAAATGTCACAAATTAATAGTTGTTTAAATGGTTTTACACTTTTACTAATGCAATACGTTATTACGTTTCGTATATTGTAGTTAATTCAGGCAAAGAAATATCTGTCCCAAAGGAAGAAGACAATAAGATAATCCAATGGAAACTTACCCTACATCAAATAGGTTGATATATAAAGATTCTATCATGTACatgttttaaaatcatttcattttcaagtttcaacattgtttaaacataataatgtaGCGTTTTTTATCTTTGGATTTTACTATTTATGATAGGTCTTGATGTGGTTCGAACAGATAGGACACTTGTGTTTTATGAAAAGCAGGAGAATTTGTCAAAATTGTGGGATGTTCTTTCGGTGTATGCGTGGTTTGATAAAGAAGTCGGTTATGGTCAAGGTGGATCTTTGTTTTTATcatttaaaaattttctttttcttgaaggttttttttattatattttgtaaCACCCTTTTGAAAATGGTATTTGTTTTGATTATGATCTGTATGTTTTGTAAACATATGAAACAGGAATGAGTGATCTTTGTTCTCCTATGATTATGCTTCTTGAAGATGAAGCAGATGCATTTTGGTGCTTTGAACGTTTAATGCGTAGAttggtatttatatatatattcattattatgggttaaatgcaagaaataattaTGTAGTTATTGATTGTATTTGAAGAAATTAAATGCGATTTTTATTTATGGGTTTGAAGAGAGGGAATTTCAAATGCGTAGGGGCATCTGTTGGGGTTGAGTCAcaactttgcaatttagcaaatgtTATTCAAGTTGTTGACCCTAAGCTTCATCAACACTTGGGTACTTTCTTAACAACTTTTTTACATtttctttttataataataaaaatgctaaaaaaaactaatattaaCACAAATGCAGATCACCTAGGTGGTGGTGATTATTTATTCGCATTCAGAATGCTTATGGTGTTGTTCAGAAGAGAACTTTCTTTTGGTGATTCTTTGTATTTATGGGaggtaataaataataataataaccttATAAAGACACCAAACTTTTTTCAGACAAACATCATTACACATTCAACCACTTTACTCAATACATGACTTAATGAATTTGAAACAGATGATGTGGGCTTTGGAGTATGATCCTGATCTTTACAATTTATATGAAGAACCTGATTCTGATAGACCTGAAGATGCTAAAGCAAAACCAAAATCATCACGACAATGTGGCAAATTTGAAAGGGAAATTTTGAGAAGTGGGGCTAAAGATGAAGAAACTCTCCCCATTTCTGTGTTTCTTGTTGCAAGTGTCCTCAAGGAGAAAAGTGTCAAATTGCTCACCGAAGCCAAGGGACTCGATGATGTTGTCAAGGTCaaacctttttctttttcttaacaACACAAAAGTTTCCTGTAATGT encodes:
- the LOC111912741 gene encoding rab GTPase-activating protein 22 isoform X2; translation: MNILWKDPGLPTDSFYEVRAECTDVPKTKFKIKSGKTLSVRKWQSSFSPEGHLDIGQTLGRIYRGGIHPTIRGEVWEFLLGCFDPKSTYEERKEIRLTRREEYGRLKELCTYMFPLVGSGKFITAPVITEDGTPTQDPIVLLEANPEKLMTPTTQATINSGKEISVPKEEDNKIIQWKLTLHQIGLDVVRTDRTLVFYEKQENLSKLWDVLSVYAWFDKEVGYGQGMSDLCSPMIMLLEDEADAFWCFERLMRRLRGNFKCVGASVGVESQLCNLANVIQVVDPKLHQHLDHLGGGDYLFAFRMLMVLFRRELSFGDSLYLWEMMWALEYDPDLYNLYEEPDSDRPEDAKAKPKSSRQCGKFEREILRSGAKDEETLPISVFLVASVLKEKSVKLLTEAKGLDDVVKILNDTSGNLDAKKSCSGAMKLHKKYLKKVKLEKAAS
- the LOC111912741 gene encoding rab GTPase-activating protein 22 isoform X1, whose protein sequence is MNILWKDPGLPTDSFYEVRAECTDVPKTKFKIKSGKTLSVRKWQSSFSPEGHLDIGQTLGRIYRGGIHPTIRGEVWEFLLGCFDPKSTYEERKEIRLTRREEYGRLKELCTYMFPLVGSGKFITAPVITEDGTPTQDPIVLLEANPEKLMTPTTQATINSGKEISVPKEEDNKIIQWKLTLHQIGLDVVRTDRTLVFYEKQENLSKLWDVLSVYAWFDKEVGYGQGMSDLCSPMIMLLEDEADAFWCFERLMRRLRGNFKCVGASVGVESQLCNLANVIQVVDPKLHQHLGTFLTTFLHFLFIIIKMLKKTNINTNADHLGGGDYLFAFRMLMVLFRRELSFGDSLYLWEMMWALEYDPDLYNLYEEPDSDRPEDAKAKPKSSRQCGKFEREILRSGAKDEETLPISVFLVASVLKEKSVKLLTEAKGLDDVVKILNDTSGNLDAKKSCSGAMKLHKKYLKKVKLEKAAS